The proteins below are encoded in one region of Micromonospora sp. DSM 45708:
- a CDS encoding TIGR03085 family metal-binding protein, which produces MPRYARAEREALADLMLELGPDAPTVNEGWTTRDLAAHLLVRERRPDAAGGILLPPLRAHGEAVRRRVAAGPYADLIARVRRPPVWSPVSNPLTDELVNGLEFFIHHEDVRRARPGWHPRDLPVGQQAALWKRVALLARAALRRFPAEVLVQAPGHGELRAGRGGERLRLVGAPGELVLFLTGRQRVARVQVEGPAGQADRLRAAELGF; this is translated from the coding sequence ATGCCGCGGTACGCCCGAGCGGAGCGCGAGGCGCTCGCCGACCTGATGCTGGAGCTGGGACCGGATGCGCCGACGGTCAACGAGGGGTGGACCACCCGCGACCTGGCGGCGCATCTGCTGGTGCGGGAGCGCCGGCCGGACGCGGCCGGTGGGATCCTGCTGCCGCCGTTGCGGGCGCACGGCGAGGCGGTGCGCCGTCGGGTCGCCGCCGGCCCCTACGCCGACCTGATCGCCCGGGTCCGCCGGCCACCGGTGTGGAGCCCGGTGAGCAACCCGCTCACCGACGAGCTGGTCAACGGCCTGGAGTTCTTCATCCACCACGAGGACGTGCGCCGCGCCCGGCCCGGCTGGCACCCGCGCGACCTGCCGGTTGGGCAGCAGGCGGCGCTCTGGAAGCGGGTCGCCCTGCTGGCCCGGGCGGCGCTGCGGCGTTTTCCGGCCGAGGTGCTGGTGCAGGCGCCGGGGCACGGCGAGCTGCGGGCCGGTCGGGGCGGCGAGCGGCTGCGGCTGGTGGGCGCGCCGGGCGAGCTGGTGCTGTTCCTCACCGGCCGGCAGCGGGTGGCCCGGGTCCAGGTGGAGGGCCCGGCGGGGCAGGCGGACCGGTTGCGCGCCGCCGAGCTGGGGTTCTGA